In the Rhodothermales bacterium genome, CGCGCTGTACGCCTCGTCGAGCGCCGCGCCGGCCACGCGGACCGACGCCGGGAGGTCTTCCGCAAAGGCGAGGAAGGCGACGCCATCCGTGGCGGGGAGCTCCGCCGACTGCGAAGCGGCCGAGGCCCACCCCGCCGCCTCCTCCCACTGATACACGTTGGAGAAGCCCGTCTGGTCGGCGCCGGGGAAGCCCTGCGTCGTGAGGGGCCCGAGGAGGTCGTCGAGGCTCATGCCGGGGAGGCCGCTGAGCACGCGCCAGCCCGCGTCCGAGGTGAGGTCGAACGTGCGCACGGCGAGGGGGCGGACGGACAGCATCGGCACCGCCCCTGCGGAGTTGTCGAGGATGACACCGTTGCCGGAGGCGTTGTCGAGGCTCTCGTAGTAGCCGACGGAGAGGCTCGCGCAGTCGATGGGGAAATCGGCCTCGTCGAACGCCGCGTCGATGGTGAAGACGTAGGTGAGGACGGGGACGTAAGCCGACCCGACCTCGTAGCCGTCCCGGTCGAAGCCGCCGGTCCCGACGCCCGAACTTGTGATCGTGAGCCGGGCGGTGGTCCCGTTGTTGATGAGACTGGGGCTGACGCTGTAGGGTGTCTGGGCGTAGGCGAGCACCCCTTCCTCGAATCCGGTGACGGAGAGCTGCTCGGGGTCAAAGTCGAGGTCGACGGTGGCGGAGCCGAGGGTGTTCGTGTCGAGGCCCTCCGTGCGGAGCTCGATGGCCACCCGGAACGTGCCCCCGACGGTGGCATCGTCCTGGACGAGGCGCGCGCGGACGGCCTGCGTACCGTTGCCGCCACTCGCGAAGGAGTCCGCCGCCCCTGCCGACATGAAGCGGGCCTGCGCATTGACGGGCATTGCGGTGAGCAGCCCCACGAGCACGAGGAGGATGGCGGAGCTACGAAAACGTACCATGCGAACGGGAGTCATCGGAGTGATAAGTAGAGCGAATCCATACGGTGGGACCGCATCCGGAACAAAACAGAACGTGGTGTCAGCTACACGTGCTATTGGTTGCTGGTGGAGCGGGGTGCGGGCGCGGATACGTCCGCGCCGCCGAGGGCGGGCACTCCACGGGGGCCCGCTTCTGTCGGGAGCCCGGTCGGCTCGAACGTGGGTAACGCACCCGGCCCGAAGCCCGGCGGCGGCACGGCGGTCTCGGCCCCGGCCGCCGTCGATGCGCTCCACAGGTTGAAGTCTGGCGCCGTCACCTGCCCGTCGAGGTTGAAGTCGGCCGCGCCGTAGCCCGTTGAACCCGCGGCCGTCCCCGCGCTCCAGCCGTTGAAATCGGGGGCCGTCACTTGCCCGTCCTCGTTGAAATCGCCAGGCCACAGGGCCCAAACTCCCGGCGCCGCTTGCCGCATCGCCGGGGAGGCGCCGGGGTAGGCCTGCGCCAACGCCGTCGTGAAGTCGTAGGAGGCCGAGCCGCCGGAGAGGTCCACGGCCGACGCGCTCATGACCGCGAGGTGGTTTCGCGTCTCGACCACGAGGTAGTACGCGCCCGCAGGCTCACCGACGAAGGCGACCGGGCTCGCCCCGTCCACGTCCACGGTGCTGCCGTCGCCGAGCACGAGCGCCGCGCGCGAGGCGAGCGTGGCACCGCCGGGCGTGGCGCGGAGGTGCAGCAGGACCCAATCCACGGGCGGCTCCGAGCCCTCAAAGACGCCTTCGTCCGCGATTTCCGCACCGGCGTACCCCTTCGACGCGAAGGGCTGCGCCAACGGGAGATGGCCTCCTCCAGCTAGATCGGTTCGCATAACTCCGTTGGCGCTGTCGTACGCGCCCCCGAGCATCACCCTGACGCCGAGTGCAAGGCTCGAGGTCACGTTGAGTTCGAGTGGGACCACGATCGAGGGGGCGTCGGGATCGTTGGTCGTGAGTACGAGGTCGGCCGTGTAGATGCCATCGGCCGAAGGCGAGGCCACGAACTCGACCTCTAGGAAGCCATAATCGCCCGGCGCGACGAAGCCGGAGGCGGGCGAGACGAAGAACTGCACGGGCGGCGGAACGATGCGGACCGCCTTGTTCGAGGTGACGTACGCAGAGTTGACGACGACGGGCAGAGCACCCGTGCCCGCGTCGTTCTCGATCCCGACGGTCGCGCCGGCGAGAGCCCCCGCCATCGCTTCGTACTGGAACTCGATCGTCCCATCGGACGCGAGGATCACCTGAAACGTCTTGGCTCCCGGCGAACCGAACAGGGGGACCGCATCGTACTGCACGACGAAGCGCCCGTCCGGCAGGGTCCCCGTATACACCGCGCCGCCGGCGCTCTGGTCGAGGTCGTCCCAGAACGGTGCGATGACGGCATTGGGAAGCGCGGCGTTCGGGAGTGACGCGTTGTTGAACGAGTTGCTGCCGAACGATGAGAAGGTGAGGAAGCCATTCGAGAAGACCCGAACGCTCGTACGCTCCGTCCCATAAAACGGGAATCCGAAAGGCAGACCGATGTCGTCAAAGCCCTCGTCACCGCCAGGGAACGTACCCGTCGGAGTCCACGAGACCGGGGTCCCCGTGTTGGCGATGTCCTGGAAAACGACGGCCGGGCCGCCCGACTCGTCCGAGTCGATGAAGGTGTAGCCGAACGCATCGGGGCCGCCGGTGAGGTTTACGCTCCCGGTCCCCGCCAATGCGTCTTGACCCTTGCGCTGTTCTGGCTGATCGGCCGGGTCGTACCCAAGCGACCGGTCTGCTCCAACTGCGGACAACGGCGCGCGGACGAGGCGCGATGTCACCGAGGACGAGCTTGTGTTCGCGATTTCTGCCGACCAGTTCAGGTTGCCCGACCCCGGCGATGCGATATTTGACAAGGTGACGTATTCGCTCGTCGCATCGCCGGGAGCGACCGTGGCGTAGATCTGCGATGGCGAGACGCTCGCGGCCGGGGGCGGGAGTGGGACGTCGAAGGCCTCGAAGTTGTCGGCGTTTGAGCCCGAGGATCCCTGGCTGGCGCTGACGCCAAGCCCGCGCCGTGCGAACGCCTGCCAGATGATTGCCGAGTGGGCGCCGCCGAACGCCATGGTATCGGCCATGAGGATGGCATCACGCCCATTGATGAACCCCGGATTGCAGGGCTGCAGCTTCAGCCCGTCGGTCACGAGACGCATCGCGATCTGGTTGCCTGCCCCGCCGTCGGCGTTATTGAGATCGGGGTCGAAGCCGTAAGCGTCGATGAGGTCCCACGTCAGCTCCCACAGCGCCGTCGCCCACACGAACCCGATCCCGTGCGGGACGGCGAGCCCGCCGCCGTTCGTGTCGCCGTAGGTGTAGTTGTTGACGGAGAAGGAGGTGTTATACGGGGCGGGCCGGATCCCTCCCCCGGCCTGCGTTTGTCCGATGAGGTAGTTCCCGATCGGGCGGCTCGTGGTGCGGGTGTCGGCCTCGTCCATCGTGAATACGATCCCGTAGAAGTCGCTCCACCCCTCGCCCATCTGCTCGTCCCCGGTGAGGCAGCCGGACGTGGAGGGGCCGCCCGTAAGACGGTTGGAGATGCCGTGCCCGTACTCGTGAACGATCACGCCGTTGTCGAAGTCGCCGTCCGAGTCCGGGCTTGCGATGTCACACGTGTACATCTGCATCCGAGGGCGGAGGCCGTCGCCCTGCGTCGAGAAATTGGCGTTGCAGTTGCCGCCGCCTAAGACGGAGGCGTCCTGGGCCTCGGCCCGCACGTCGTCCCCGCCGAGGCCCCCGTTGACGTAGTTGTTGACCTGGAAGTTGCCCGCCGGCTCGTCGAACCCGTAGCGGTACATCACGTCGTGGATGACGTTGCTCCAGTAGAAGAGGTTGGTGACGGCGGCCGGCCTGTAGGTCGAGGGATCCTGCGTGAGCGAAACGGGGAAGTCGAACACGAACACCCCGTTCTGATCGCCGTTGGGACTGCTGCCCTGGTCGGCCACATCGTTCCCATCCACGTCGGTGTAGGCGTGGACGTTATTCCCCCGGGTGATCGAGAACTCCGCCCCATCGACCCCGTTCGTGTCGTGCCATCCGAAGGGGGACGCGACCGGGTCGTGGGGATCGGTGACCAACGTCCGTGCGTCACCCGGCGGAGAGGGCGTGCCCCAGAGCGGAGATTCGAGGGGGAACGCATAGACCCTGTAGCTGGCTGACTCGGACGCGCGACGCGGAGACGCCCCTACCGAATGCGCATCCAGTTCGACGAGCGGAGACACCCAGTGCGCTACCGCACTTGCTGAAGGTGGGTAACCGGCTGCCGTGTCGTTGGACAAGTTGACTGCCGGCGAGGGGCCGAAGGTGTCGTGAACGACCAGGTCGTGGCGCGCCAGTACGCGACCGCCGACCGCGTCGACGTAGCCCAGCCAGTAATGCGGGGCTCCGCGTTCCTCCAACTCCACTTCCCACGCGAGGGCGAGCGCTCCCGACGTCTGGAGGTAGTACACGAGCTTTGCCGTCACGGGCTGCTGCGCCACGCCCGCCTCCGAGAGCGTCACGACCGATGCTCGCCCCCCTTCGCTACGCAGTGTGCGAAAGGCCTCGGGCGGTGCCAGGCCGGCGTCGAGAGCCAGCGCATTCGCCGCTTCGGATGCGGACAGCGAGGGACTCGCCGCGAGGCCCTGCTGGCTGGCGAGCACCGCGCCACGCCCGGCGGCGTGGACGGCCCGCCCTTCCCGGTCGAGGGCTACCGTGAACTCGCCGCCGACGACCGGAATCCCACCGACCTGCTGGCGGAGGTAGACGTGCGTCGTGCCCGAGTTGCGGCTGACGTAGGAGTCGGTGACCACGAGTTCGGCGAGATCGGCCTCTGCAAGATCGTACGCCTCGGCCGTGCGCTGGAGATACTCCTCCGCCGTTACGGCCGATGCCGAGCGCTGCTGGGCCTGCGTGGGGGCGCAGAGCAGGAGCGCGGCCAGGGCGATCGATAAGCTGGACTGTAGCATATCGACCGATGGGCGATGGATCAGGCGACGGCGCATCATCTTACATCGTTGGGGGCGAGGAGAGCACGAGACTGGTCGATGGTACGACGGCCATCGAATAGCATGCAAGAACCAGACACAGGATACAAACCACAGTAACCACAACACATAACAAAAAATCGCCGTACCGACGAGCGTCCTATATGCGGCCAGCCGCGCGAATATCGGCGTCGGTACGAAGGCCCACCCACCACGCAGGGCCATAGCCCATAGTCAGCGCCGCCCGATACACCTGCTCTCCCTGCAGCGTTGTGAGAGATGTCCTCCTCCTGCAGCCCGCCGCAGGAGAAGCGGTTGTGGTCTAGGTCTCAGACGTGTATCCTTTCGCTACCGTGTGCTCGCCCTCCCCGTGAAACGCCGACCGCACAGTTCCACTTCTTGGCTCCGCCGGCGTCAATGGCCAGCGCCCCCACCCTGCGTTTCGAATGTCCTGCAACGGTCCCTATTCGGACGGCCCGACCCGTTTCGTACCCATGAAGTCTCTCACGTTGCTCCTTCTCTTCCTGGCCGCCACCGCGATGCCTGCGTCCGCGCAGGGCGTCGTGGTCAACGAGGTGCTGGCCTCCAACCAGGCCACGCTCGCCGACCCCGACTTCAGCGACTTCGGCGACTGGTTCGAGCTGTACAATGCGTCGCAACAGACCGTCGACCTCGGCGGTGCATTCCTGACCGACGACCTCGACGAGCCGATGCAGTGGCGCATCCCCGACGGGACGACGCTCGCCGCCGGGGCCTTCCTCATCGTCTGGGCCGACGACGGGGATACCTCCGCCACGGCTTTGCACACCAACTTCAAGCTCTCCGCCGGAGGGGAGCAGGTCGGGCTCTTCGACGCCTCGGGGGCCGTCATCGACACCGTCTCGTTTGGCGAGCAGACGACCGACATCTCGTACGGCCGCTACCCCGACGGCAGTGACACCTTTGCGCTCTTCGCGGTCCCCACCCCCGAGGCACCCAACGACACCGACCCAGGCGGCGACATCGCCGAACCCCCGACCTTCTCGCTCGCGAGCGGATTCTACGACGGGACGGAGTCCATCGAAATCGCGGCTGAGGCCGATGCCACGGTGCGCTACACCTTAGACGGGACGGAGCCGACGGAAAGCTCCCCGGCCTATACCAGCCCGCTCGCGCTGTCGCAGACGACCGTGATCCGCGCCGCGGCGTTCGCACCCGAGCGTGCGCCGAGCGAGGTCGTCTCGCGAGCGTACTTCGTCGGCGAGAGCAGCGTGCTGCCGGTCGTCTCGCTCGTGACGGATCCCGCGGGTTTCTTCAGCGACGAGGCGGGGATTTACGTGGAGGGCACGAACGGCATCCCCGGGCGCTGTCGCACGGATCCGGTGAACTGGAATCAAGACTGGGAACGCGAGGTCCACCTGAGCTTCTTCGAGCCCGACGGCGTAGGGGGCCACACGCTCGCGCTTGAGCAGGGCGCCGGCGTTCAGATCTTCGGCGGGTGCAGCCGGATCTATCCGCAGAAGTCGCTCTCGCTGCATGCCCGTTCGCAATACGGAGCATCGGATTTCGCCTACCGATTCTTCGAGGACGTGGACATCGAGAGCTTCGACGACCTCGTGCTCCGGAGCTCGGCGCAGGACTGGTGGCGCACCATGTTTCGCGACGGCATGATCCAGACGCTCACCCGCCACATGGACATCGACGGGCAGGCCTACCGCCCGACGATCGTGTTCCTGAACGGCGAGTACTGGGGGATCCACAACCTCCGCGAGAAGCTCAACGAGGACTACGTCGCGGGCCACTACGGCATCGACGACGACAGCGTGGAACTGATCGAAGGCACGTGGGGCGGCCAGTCCGAGCACTACGACGCGCTCGACGACCTGCTCGCGGGCGACCTCAACACGCCGGATGTCTTTGCGCAGGTGGAGGCGAGGATGGACGTGGACGAGTACCTCTCCTACCTCGTCGCGGAGATCTACAGCGCGAACGCAGACTGGCCCGGCAACAACCTCAAGCTGTGGCGGCCGATGACGCCCGAGGGCCGCTGGCGCTGGATGTTCTTCGACACAGACTTCGGCTTCGGTGGAAACGCGAACGGGCAATACGACAGCAACACCCTGGCGTTGGCGACGGAGCCCAACGGGCCGGGCTGGCCGAACCCGCCGTGGTCCACCTATCTCTTCCGGAGGCTGCTCACCCATGATGGATTCCGGCACGGGTTCATCCAGCGCATGGCGGCCCATGCGAACACCACGTTCGATCCGCAGCGTACCCTCGCGCTGATCGACAGCCTCCAGACGAACATCGCGCCCGAGATCCCGCGCCACAAAACTCGCTGGCCGCAGTCGATCTCCTTCGGCCCCAGTTGGGACGCGCTCGTCGGCATCATGCGCGACTTCGCGACCGCGAGGCCACAGGCGGTCCGCAGCCACGTCACGGGCTACTTCGACGAGGTCGTGGGCTCCGCCCGCCTGACGCTCACCACGACCGCTGGCGGCCGCGTCTACGCTGAAGGGGTGCCGATGGCATCGCTCCGCCTGAATGGTTTGCCCGAGGCCACTGGC is a window encoding:
- a CDS encoding M36 family metallopeptidase, which codes for MLQSSLSIALAALLLCAPTQAQQRSASAVTAEEYLQRTAEAYDLAEADLAELVVTDSYVSRNSGTTHVYLRQQVGGIPVVGGEFTVALDREGRAVHAAGRGAVLASQQGLAASPSLSASEAANALALDAGLAPPEAFRTLRSEGGRASVVTLSEAGVAQQPVTAKLVYYLQTSGALALAWEVELEERGAPHYWLGYVDAVGGRVLARHDLVVHDTFGPSPAVNLSNDTAAGYPPSASAVAHWVSPLVELDAHSVGASPRRASESASYRVYAFPLESPLWGTPSPPGDARTLVTDPHDPVASPFGWHDTNGVDGAEFSITRGNNVHAYTDVDGNDVADQGSSPNGDQNGVFVFDFPVSLTQDPSTYRPAAVTNLFYWSNVIHDVMYRYGFDEPAGNFQVNNYVNGGLGGDDVRAEAQDASVLGGGNCNANFSTQGDGLRPRMQMYTCDIASPDSDGDFDNGVIVHEYGHGISNRLTGGPSTSGCLTGDEQMGEGWSDFYGIVFTMDEADTRTTSRPIGNYLIGQTQAGGGIRPAPYNTSFSVNNYTYGDTNGGGLAVPHGIGFVWATALWELTWDLIDAYGFDPDLNNADGGAGNQIAMRLVTDGLKLQPCNPGFINGRDAILMADTMAFGGAHSAIIWQAFARRGLGVSASQGSSGSNADNFEAFDVPLPPPAASVSPSQIYATVAPGDATSEYVTLSNIASPGSGNLNWSAEIANTSSSSVTSRLVRAPLSAVGADRSLGYDPADQPEQRKGQDALAGTGSVNLTGGPDAFGYTFIDSDESGGPAVVFQDIANTGTPVSWTPTGTFPGGDEGFDDIGLPFGFPFYGTERTSVRVFSNGFLTFSSFGSNSFNNASLPNAALPNAVIAPFWDDLDQSAGGAVYTGTLPDGRFVVQYDAVPLFGSPGAKTFQVILASDGTIEFQYEAMAGALAGATVGIENDAGTGALPVVVNSAYVTSNKAVRIVPPPVQFFVSPASGFVAPGDYGFLEVEFVASPSADGIYTADLVLTTNDPDAPSIVVPLELNVTSSLALGVRVMLGGAYDSANGVMRTDLAGGGHLPLAQPFASKGYAGAEIADEGVFEGSEPPVDWVLLHLRATPGGATLASRAALVLGDGSTVDVDGASPVAFVGEPAGAYYLVVETRNHLAVMSASAVDLSGGSASYDFTTALAQAYPGASPAMRQAAPGVWALWPGDFNEDGQVTAPDFNGWSAGTAAGSTGYGAADFNLDGQVTAPDFNLWSASTAAGAETAVPPPGFGPGALPTFEPTGLPTEAGPRGVPALGGADVSAPAPRSTSNQ
- a CDS encoding CotH kinase family protein translates to MKSLTLLLLFLAATAMPASAQGVVVNEVLASNQATLADPDFSDFGDWFELYNASQQTVDLGGAFLTDDLDEPMQWRIPDGTTLAAGAFLIVWADDGDTSATALHTNFKLSAGGEQVGLFDASGAVIDTVSFGEQTTDISYGRYPDGSDTFALFAVPTPEAPNDTDPGGDIAEPPTFSLASGFYDGTESIEIAAEADATVRYTLDGTEPTESSPAYTSPLALSQTTVIRAAAFAPERAPSEVVSRAYFVGESSVLPVVSLVTDPAGFFSDEAGIYVEGTNGIPGRCRTDPVNWNQDWEREVHLSFFEPDGVGGHTLALEQGAGVQIFGGCSRIYPQKSLSLHARSQYGASDFAYRFFEDVDIESFDDLVLRSSAQDWWRTMFRDGMIQTLTRHMDIDGQAYRPTIVFLNGEYWGIHNLREKLNEDYVAGHYGIDDDSVELIEGTWGGQSEHYDALDDLLAGDLNTPDVFAQVEARMDVDEYLSYLVAEIYSANADWPGNNLKLWRPMTPEGRWRWMFFDTDFGFGGNANGQYDSNTLALATEPNGPGWPNPPWSTYLFRRLLTHDGFRHGFIQRMAAHANTTFDPQRTLALIDSLQTNIAPEIPRHKTRWPQSISFGPSWDALVGIMRDFATARPQAVRSHVTGYFDEVVGSARLTLTTTAGGRVYAEGVPMASLRLNGLPEATGGVFEPIFYRGVPLELAAVPDEGYRFTGWSGLVDASADTISVVLTESASLTATFALATATEALGPPASAQLAVYPNLTARTATVEATLAHPGDLSVRVMDLLGREVVVLSRGPAEAGTHRLAVDASTLSSGVYFVVMTTDGFRAMRRLVVTR